In the genome of Drosophila subpulchrella strain 33 F10 #4 breed RU33 chromosome 2L, RU_Dsub_v1.1 Primary Assembly, whole genome shotgun sequence, one region contains:
- the LOC119546373 gene encoding protein FAM151B, with protein sequence MVRVWGTNLTAITWAHAVNSQQLLDEALTETANIDFIEADIVLGKLNGEGEDMPVMAHPPAVVSDLSLSEFLNQIMEFNRNHEGQEKGVKLDFKSIEVFEGSLDILDESIPNMTYPVWMNADILSGPVDQNTTVPVDADRFFAGCMRYKKAALSIGWTTNWGADFREGEYTQDQCDAMLESLTANNVLSTGQGITFPVRAGIAANSQEQLHRLVAAVNETNESTLTIWSSAGDYVDVDKLRQLIFGFGLERVYLDVPEELASQLDLGNPGNGASTFKSLFSFSFVSLCFWALSSWLQRI encoded by the exons ATGGTGAGGGTATGGGGCACAAACCTGACAGCAATAACCTGGGCCCATGCGGTCAACAGTCAACAGCTGCTGGACGAGGCCCTCACAGAAACCG CTAACATCGACTTTATTGAGGCGGACATTGTTCTGGGCAAACTAAATGGCGAGGGCGAGGACATGCCCGTCATGGCCCATCCGCCAGCAGTCGTCTCCGACCTCTCGCTATCGGAATTCCTTAACCAGATCATGGAATTCAACCGGAATCACGAGGGCCAGGAAAAGGGAGTCAAGCTCGACTTCAAGTCGATCGAGGTCTTTGAGGGCTCCCTGGACATTCTCGACGAGAGTATTCCTAAC ATGACCTACCCTGTTTGGATGAACGCCGACATCCTAAGTGGTCCCGTAGATCAGAACACAACCGTGCCTGTGGATGCGGATCGCTTCTTCGCCGGCTGCATGCGCTACAAGAAGGCGGCGCTCTCCATCGGCTGGACAACCAACTGGGGCGCAGACTTCCGGGAGGGCGAGTACACGCAGGACCAATGTGATGCCATGCTAGAGTCCCTGACCGCCAACAATGTCCTCTCCACTGGCCAGGGCATCACCTTTCCCGTGCGCGCCGGAATAGCAGCCAACAGCCAGGAACAACTGCACCGACTGGTAGCCGCGGTCAACGAGACGAACGAGAGCACACTGACCATATGGTCATCCGCCGGCGACTATGTGGATGTGGATAAGTTGCGCCAGCTGATCTTCGGCTTCGGGCTGGAACGAGTGTACTTGGACGTGCCGGAGGAGTTGGCCTCACAATTGGATCTGGGAAATCCAGGCAACGGAGCCAGCACCTTCAAGTCCCTGTTCAGCTTTAGCTTCGTCAGCCTCTGCTTTTGGGCTTTGTCCAGCTGGTTGCAGCGGATATAA